A stretch of DNA from Polyodon spathula isolate WHYD16114869_AA unplaced genomic scaffold, ASM1765450v1 scaffolds_764, whole genome shotgun sequence:
GACCTGTGAGATTTGAAAACAAACCCGGCTGAGGAGGGGTTTGCCTGCAGACTACCTTGTTCGGAGGGTGGTCTCCAAGTTGCTGCCGAGAAAGCCCCGCGTGATGCTGTTGAGTCGTGTTGTGTGGGCATCTTGccttcatttttacatttactcAATATGTGGGAGAATTCAAAACACATTGATAGAGTGAAAACCACTATATTTATGCCACCGATTGTTGGAAATTCTTTGTTCCCCTTTTGTAAATTTCACAATTGGTctttacacaaataaatagcaggcAAAGAACATAACAAAACCATACAACTGAACCGAGTGTGACACTGCAAGAACTCCACAAAACTCCACAGGTACATACAGCTACATTGCAGCACTGGTATTAAAACATGTTGCTAGATCTATTCTTATcatgtgtttatattattattattattattattattattattattattattattattattgaacattAATCCTATGCAAGAGATTGCAAATACCTCTTAATAATCATAAACGCTAAAAAGGTATTCTTATCTATTTTTTTGgttatatttaaagtaaacactGAGGCTGTGTTTAAAAAGGCGCGCTTTTGTTCCCGCGCACACTTTGCTCTGACGGCTATTGCGAATATTGATCTCAGCTTAAACATCATGCAGTAAACGTCTTAAAAGCGGAAATATttctctaaaatgttttttaaagtttaactTCATTACCTTGCTGGCGACAAACTGGGTCCCacctttaaatatgtttttatttaaataattatttcatgCATGACTTCCCATGAACCATGGGAAACAAACACTTCCGATGGGTTTGAGacttatttgtattactatttacaccataagaaaaacaactttcttgtatttttacatgccaaaaacaatttttaaaaagtgctgaaaGAGTTACCGTGTGTTGACCCCACAGGACGTTACCTTTGAATCGTTAACTCTGAAGCAAATGAAAGTCTTCACTGGAGATCATTGTGGACGCGAGGGTTAACCATCAAattgcagtgcttttaaaaacGAGAATaacgttttattttgtgttggtttttttaaGGGTTAATGGACTGCAAAGTTGAGCCGCCCTGTCTGTCTCGCCGGTCTAATGAAATCGTCCTTGTTGTTGCAGTTTTCCCTCAGCTTGCCCGATGATGACTCCCCTGGCTTTGTTCTTGTGCGCCAGCGCCTCTCTGCTGGTCCCGGTGGCCTCCCAGGATATATTCAGCAACAGGGAATCCTTCTCTCAGTGCCTGGCGCTCGCCCGCAAGATTCACAGCGACGTCTACGCGCTGCTGAGCAAATATGTAAGGGTCGAAAACTCTCCCCCCCACCCaaatatatttgaatgtgtttattctaaataaataaatgcatcgaTGCATGCATaattaaatgcatacatacatacattcaaatATCGACATGAACATTATTCCAGTAATCAAGCGGATGTCATGAAGCAGCCAGTATTTTAAAGTCTGTAAACTGGACAGTTCGCTACGGCTATTACTCCGGGAGAGTGCTACTGGAAGTCACGTGGATTTACTGATTGTGATACAGTTGCTGTTGAAAGAAACACTTGATTTCAATCAAGCAATTAAGGCTTGCTAGCATGGGAGTAGCGAGTgatggttgctgtgtgtgtgtgtgtgtgtgtgtgtgtgtgtgtgcttgcgtgtgCGTGCCTGCGTGCGTGTTGTACTGTGGTGAGGAATAAACAGGTGTGCAGAGAGTCCAGGTCATCTgaaatttgtgggtttttttaattgttcccaGTAAATCAGCTGACTCTTTTTCTCCCACTGCGTTTCCTCTCACAGAAGGAAGAGCACATTGGAAGCAAGTCCTTCGAAGACTACAGCCTGGTGATGACCAGCCTGCCGACCATCAACCTGCACTACAGCACCTGGCTCAGCATGGAGGTAACCCTGCACTACACTTAACACACCTCAGTGCATGTTAAAGACGAACCAGCAACAGATACAAAGCCCTATCCTGAAGCCAAAACCATTGACTAACTTTATTAAACTGGCAAGAAGCTGCTCCTCCATGAAGGCTTTTCTTGTTCCACGCCACTTAAAGAGTTGTGGAGAAACTCGCCTCTTAGATCTTGTTATAAACATGCTAGAAACCAGTCTGACCCCTCTCCCCGCTATTCTGATCCCAGGACAGCGAGAGGCTCCTGATCAATCTCAAGGATCTCCACGTCTTCTGGATCCACGTGGACGCCAAGCGCATCTACGAGCTGGAAAGCATGCCCCAGAGCTCGCTCGCCCAGAACATGGAGGACGTTCTGCTGGACATGCGGGATCTGCTGTTCCAGATGAAGCACCAGGTAGGGTCCAGATGCCCACACCCTAGATCTGTGGATTTCATGCCACTGTATGAATATTGCAGGCATTGTTATTAAAAAGTGAGTCAGTAAATCACTGCAGGATTTATACAGACTTCTAGGGTATTTACATTGGTGGTTGTTTAGCACTATGATATGCTTTTGCGCTGTGTGTTTTCAAATATGTGAGTTTTATTGGAATCCACTCGATTGCAAACAGAATACCCAATCTGCAGGCATTTAGAACCCTTGTAATCACAACTGAGAAAAATAGAGATGCACCATTaatgtaaaaattatttaaaaagaacaaagttccAAGCTTAAAAACACCCAGTCAtggaaataataattgtgttgtaAAATCGGTGCAGTATTAGCTGCATGGTCTGGATGTTACTGTTTAGTGGAAACCTTGTAATCAGGCTGTGGATTTCTCTTTCGTTTTCATTTTTGCTGAATTgacgtttttttttattattgaagttGCATAAGCAAACCATTGACTCACCGAAAAGGTTATTTCCTGGGTGATTCATGCCGGTTGTGGTTTGTCTTTGTCGCCCCCTAGCTGGAATTTCTGGAAACCCCGGCTCCTGAAACCCTGAGCCAGTCTGTACCTGACGCCCTGCTGAACCCCCAGAACGAGTGGCTGAGCAAGCTGCAGGGCTATATCATCCTGAGAGATCTGGAGAGGTACCTGGGCAAGGTGGTGCGAGACTTCACCCTGCTCAGGACCAAATACCAAAAGTGAGGCCCCCCTGAGCCACTGCGCCAACCCTCAGACCAGTTTCaccacagtgaaaacacagcaagtacacggtaaagcatagggaagcattgcaaagcacagagcagGCTGgcaaaagcatattaataagccAGAGTTAATAATGGGAATCGCAGAGCATAACCAAGCAGGGCAAAACTGAAACATGATGTGCATTCAAATGctgtggaaaacttttataaggggaggGTTCagttaatatttattatacattgtaaacgcttctatttattttatttattattattattattatgatgtatttatttatttattatgataatCGCAGAATcacaaacagtaatacaaaatgtaaaacaatatatattttgagtTTCACAGGGtcttgtgctgctgctgtgtataGGAGGGCTGGCAGTAACAGCATTGGTAGCTCTTTTAAAGACAGTGAGCAGTTCATACAGCACACAGCTCAGAGGCAGTAACTTCACTTCATAATATCTAAGAGCTTAGCAGCTTTTTCGTAATTGCATTTGGGTACATTACTGtgaattaaacacaaaacatacttTATATTAATCACCTAAAAACATCATATGAATTGAACGATAATTAAATGAATCAGTTATTAACATTAActattatgatttattaaaaaatttCATAAccgagaaaaaaatacatatatatatatttttgtactacATTTATATCTCTTGAAACTATTTTCTAAAGTGGGTTCagctaaaatgaaaatatttatatatatttatttaaattatgaccacaattgtactgtaaaatgtagtcatttttattttatatttttgtttaatctttgccaataaaaagcagcagaaaataatgtgtgtgtggaCGTGATTATTGTGAATCTGCAGAGGTGACACGGTGTGAAGATGTTTCTGTAAATCCTCCCTCTAGTGCCCCTTGTTTTCTAGGTGTCAGTTAAGACCGAAGCACGTGTTACAGCAGGCATGAGTGTGCTTAAAAAAATATGGTCACCAAACTAAAGGAAACATCTAATAACTCTCAGTTTGCATGTGATACTTCCCATCAGCACTGTACGCGTTTCCCATAAAACCTGTCAtaccaaaaaacaacatttaaaaaaaaaagacaatccccttttttattttctgttttgcttcctgaaCTATGAAGCCCAAATCTCTGGGCGAAAGTAAACCAACTGGCCTACCAACAAGGTCCAGGGTAGCAAAGAATTGCATTTCAACTGAGGGACACTGCaggattaaattaaaaaaaactcagatTGTCATTAATGCTTAATGGTTTTTAAAGATCAATTGTTGTACAAAAGGTTTCATGAAGTCTGTCTGATTCGCAAAACTTTAAGGAGCGTTTTAAGGAATGCTTGTTATAAGGACTATTAACtcttaaacagtgctttgaaaataagAATACAGTTCGACCCCCCTCTAAAACTAAAGGAATTTGCTGCCAACCTACTCTGATTAATCCTAGGTGACTTTGAAAAAGCAGTAAGGGCACCTTTTTGTGTCACTAAACCTCATTAAAGTTGGCTGTGCAGTAAAAACGGTCTGTGATTTTCAAAGCTCTGACCACAGTCAGTAATTTCCTCCCAAGttattttagtgtattttttcacaggagaaactagaaccaaacaagcAAGTAATAATAATTCTCTCAAATTGTTTGTTTCTCGTTTCGGAAGATTTCTCCatttaactttgttgttttttttttttactgcaattacaaaagctttgaaaatacagtattttgctGAACAAATCAGACCACCAAGTGCTTGCAATTCCACCTGGCTTTGCAATGCAACCTGTCAGCCACACCCCCCTCTCCCCCTGATAATCCATCCAGGGACCTGAAACACACATGCTGAAGATAACGCTCTGCAATCTATCTCAATGCAACTGTGATTGCAGAAACATGGAGAAAGTAAGCCTCTCTCATCTCTTAAGAGGTGGCCACTGATTCTTGCTCTATGTGAACACAATGCAGTAAGCAGAGCAAGGGAGTCCTTCAGCCAGAGTCAGAGCCTATCCAGAAAAGGGAAGCCGGAACTTGATTAGaaagcttctctttttttttttggcactgctTTCTCTGGTGTCAGCAGTGAATCACAGCGGTGCTTTCACTGTAATTACATCAGTAGCGAGAAGGTACAGTGCAAATGCCTGGTCATTTTGATGAGTGGTGCAGACAGTGAACGCATGTTTTAACAGAGAACACCTCTTTTTTTCACTGGAGCAGGAAAATGTCAAGTCTCAAAACACATACTCTCCATATACATAAAATCTGAGCTCCAGTGGCAGTCTAATGATAGATACACACGTGCATGGTGTATATAGTGTGATTAGGAAGTATGTTTCCCACATCAGTGATATGGTGCGTTCTGACTGTTCTGTGTTTGTGCTGTCATTTTTGCAATGGTTCAGCTTGGTAGTAAAGGTTAATGCACAACTTAaaagtgtgttattattttgtttgaacctttgttttgcttgttcctgtgttctgtgttttttttttatttaataaagtgcacTGTGGCGCTTTCAAGCTGCAACGTTCTTTCTCTGGGTCTGTTTCCTTCCGCTAGCCAGCCTGGTctgtgatgctaccctgtcacagcacTGTAGCACTGCTCTCCAGTCTCTTAATAAATAATCTGTAACCcatcagttttctgattgaacTAAATTTCATCAAGAGACTAATTGCATGTTAGTTAAATGTTTCTGACACTCAAAATAAAGcactacagtatttttattgtgtttaataacGCTAATAAAACAGTCAATGAATCACTAAAGGGGAAACATTAGCTGGGTTATTGCAGGTCCTGAAAATGAAGCTCTAATGACTGGAGAGATCCGATCCAGCAAGAAAATCCTCCCGACTCAGGGATACTTTCACTAAAGGTTAGAACTGGAGAAGCCCTTCCAAGAGTCGCTGTTGACGGCTCTCTGACCAGAAAAGGGAAGCTGAAATTTGAGTGATTATTGTCAAGAAGAAGAATCCCAGAAATTAAAAGCTGCTGTTTGGACACTTTGTCTCTGCTCTGCAGTAACCGCGCTTGAATCATCTTCTCGTTTTCAGAAACCACGTGAAATCCACAAGTGTTTCCCAGCGTGTTAACAATCTTAATACTGCAGTGAGTTACCCTACAGCATGCAGAGAGGCCTCCTGCAATGACTGGGCCCAATTCATCAAATTACTGTGTGTTTGCATTGTAGATACTTAGTATATACATGTGAACTTACACATCATTGCAATGCtaatatgcatagttacaatgtacttcatgtggaAATCTTTTTACACCATATAACCTTAACCCGAACACTTTCCAGATACAAGTGTGTAATtccatatatcatgcaaaaaatatgtacacgtgaagtacattgtaattatggataataacactgtaacaatggataataacattgtaacgatggataataacattgtaacgatggataataacattgtcattgtgtgtaagtacacatctGTTTACTAAGTAAGTACTATGCAAgtgcatagtaattagagacacttagtgGAAAGTGTTTCCACCAGCAGAACAGGTCCATTCATTGAGAAGGAGCTGCTGGGGTACATTCCTTTAGAGGTGCCTGCAAGATCTAAAAAGCTTGTTCCTGGAACAACTGCACCCAAGCTGGAAAGAGAAAGATCATTCCCTTCGAGGTGCAGAACATATACCATGGACTGAAACGTGCGCCAATAGGAAGGTCCTGGGACTAGGCAGAGTAAAGATATGGTGGGAGTTTATGGCAGGGGATGAGTGGGGGTTGAAAAAGTAGCACTGCTAACCCATTGCACGAGCTACAAATGCAGTAGTTCAGAAAGAAATGAACAGTCCCCAGACTGACGCAGCTGCAAGCAAAGAGACCTCACAGAAACGCCTGGGAGAGCAAATCCCAGTGAGAATAATAACGACAGTATGTGGAGGACGTTGTTCTGTTTAACTTAACGTGTGCAAAGTGATAGGGACATCAGAAACTCAGAGAACGCCACCTTACAACGTGCTGACTTTACACGAAACTGCTACAGGTTCAGTGAGAGGCTGCACAGCAGCAGAAGAGCAGTGAGCTTTTTAAAAGTGCTCTGTTAGTAGAAGAGCCTTCAGCTGTGTGGGGTTCCACATTTATCCCTTTTCCACTAGAATAAAACGAAGCAGCAAATTAACAGAAAGTCAAGCCTCTTCAAGTGTGTCCT
This window harbors:
- the LOC121308641 gene encoding cardiotrophin-2-like, which codes for MTPLALFLCASASLLVPVASQDIFSNRESFSQCLALARKIHSDVYALLSKYKEEHIGSKSFEDYSLVMTSLPTINLHYSTWLSMEDSERLLINLKDLHVFWIHVDAKRIYELESMPQSSLAQNMEDVLLDMRDLLFQMKHQLEFLETPAPETLSQSVPDALLNPQNEWLSKLQGYIILRDLERYLGKVVRDFTLLRTKYQK